One segment of Massilia sp. Se16.2.3 DNA contains the following:
- a CDS encoding RHS repeat-associated core domain-containing protein → MRYVGQYHDADSGLAYHGARYFDPARTRFISPDPRGVGDALDHLPATMLLDLYAYAGGRPDEFFDPDGAARIRYFAITTGANGAALGDNQGYTKARWAFIVDDIQAGPGLNALGLKRNEYAQNGAGLLVDVKGNYLGGNNSSKTWMGTGGNDVNLFTQHYGRNLISIPEFTITMNDDDATRLIASYIAADRQALFGNSCPVRANLLPQIKFAAGDADIKVTSATANNANKQRILACGTGASQDQAKRRIAKYEAASEINETGRINRDCSTGGCPGIGYYCNATKCFAPRDQLAYGPPNTTEPVYTPSYGRSQFIASTLVGELLAGYDSFSANELTTVGLTEERKTMLNAAKTRGDKMAAWWASTPSAGTFAAANAAWSNLSAANKQKFTAETGLGQREYTDMVRIKTQPPTNSNGVDLSGDAKAALITTAIMSNADTKTFLMGIFENFDTFTVMSHALMRKNMNAALAYRPNATEEHLAAMVARAHNGGNWQRTYASLTSSDQHDYVKNFMGAPGHTGKGDFKSLRCTDGFGERTFRPGVADKDIGGLEMKQLDLQ, encoded by the coding sequence TTGCGCTACGTCGGCCAGTACCACGACGCCGACAGCGGGCTGGCCTACCACGGCGCCCGCTATTTCGATCCCGCGCGGACGCGCTTCATCAGTCCGGACCCGCGCGGTGTCGGCGACGCGCTCGACCACCTGCCGGCCACCATGCTGCTCGACCTGTATGCCTATGCCGGCGGGCGCCCGGACGAATTCTTCGATCCGGACGGCGCCGCGCGCATCCGCTATTTTGCGATCACCACCGGCGCCAACGGTGCCGCCCTGGGCGATAACCAGGGCTATACCAAGGCACGCTGGGCCTTCATCGTCGACGACATCCAGGCCGGCCCGGGCCTGAACGCGCTCGGACTGAAGCGCAATGAATACGCGCAGAACGGCGCCGGCCTGCTGGTCGACGTCAAGGGCAACTACCTCGGGGGCAACAACTCGTCCAAGACCTGGATGGGCACGGGCGGCAACGACGTCAACCTGTTCACCCAGCACTACGGCAGGAACCTGATCAGCATTCCGGAGTTCACGATCACGATGAACGACGACGATGCCACCAGACTGATCGCCAGCTATATCGCGGCGGACCGGCAGGCGCTGTTCGGTAACAGCTGTCCTGTGCGTGCCAACCTGCTCCCGCAGATCAAGTTCGCCGCCGGCGACGCCGACATCAAGGTCACCTCGGCCACAGCGAACAACGCCAACAAGCAGCGCATCCTTGCCTGCGGCACCGGGGCGAGCCAGGACCAGGCCAAGCGCCGCATCGCCAAATACGAAGCCGCATCCGAAATCAACGAGACCGGCCGGATCAACCGCGACTGCAGTACCGGAGGGTGCCCGGGGATCGGCTACTACTGCAATGCCACCAAGTGCTTCGCGCCGCGCGACCAGCTGGCCTACGGTCCGCCAAACACCACCGAGCCGGTCTACACGCCCTCGTACGGGCGCTCGCAGTTCATCGCCAGCACGCTGGTGGGCGAATTGCTGGCGGGGTACGACAGCTTTTCCGCCAATGAGCTGACCACGGTGGGGCTGACGGAGGAACGGAAAACGATGCTGAACGCCGCCAAGACGAGGGGCGACAAGATGGCGGCGTGGTGGGCCAGCACACCATCGGCCGGGACGTTCGCCGCGGCGAATGCGGCCTGGTCGAACCTGTCGGCGGCGAACAAGCAGAAGTTCACCGCCGAAACCGGGCTGGGCCAGCGCGAATACACGGACATGGTGCGCATCAAGACCCAGCCGCCGACCAATTCCAACGGGGTCGATCTCTCGGGCGATGCAAAAGCGGCATTGATCACCACCGCGATCATGAGTAATGCCGATACCAAGACCTTCCTGATGGGGATTTTCGAGAATTTCGATACCTTCACCGTGATGAGTCACGCCCTGATGCGCAAGAACATGAACGCGGCGCTCGCCTACCGGCCGAATGCAACCGAGGAGCACCTGGCGGCGATGGTGGCGCGGGCGCACAACGGCGGCAACTGGCAGCGTACCTACGCTTCCCTGACCTCGTCGGACCAGCACGACTATGTGAAGAACTTCATGGGTGCGCCTGGCCATACCGGCAAAGGCGACTTCAAGTCGCTGCGCTGCACCGACGGCTTCGGCGAGCGCACCTTCCGGCCGGGCGTCGCCGACAAGGACATCGGCGGCCTGGAAATGAAACAACTGGACCTCCAATGA
- a CDS encoding PAAR domain-containing protein, with protein sequence MPDRFYMTLGATTTAGGEVTSASSLTAIDGAAIALEGDTVSCPRCLSDGVIAPDGPRLDVAHEGRQYALDGDLCLCKCNPPPRLVAVQTRSGQRVEA encoded by the coding sequence ATGCCGGACCGCTTTTACATGACGCTGGGCGCCACCACCACGGCCGGCGGCGAAGTCACCAGCGCCAGTTCCCTGACCGCAATCGATGGCGCCGCCATTGCGCTCGAGGGCGATACCGTGTCCTGCCCGCGCTGCCTGTCCGATGGCGTCATCGCTCCGGATGGCCCCCGTCTCGACGTTGCGCACGAGGGCAGGCAATACGCCCTCGATGGCGACCTGTGCCTGTGCAAATGCAATCCGCCGCCGCGCCTGGTCGCGGTGCAGACGCGCTCGGGCCAGCGCGTCGAGGCGTGA
- a CDS encoding YafY family protein: MATNQYSLLRQWHMLRMVPRAPQQVSAKELCERLDAAGFPVAKRTVERDLQELSTVFPIAVDDGARPYGWSWLRDASSFDLPGLTLPEALTLTLVEQHLRHHLPPSAVDALGPHFQSAARALSAVDGTAAPRAWLDKVRSIEPLQPLLAPLMDEACQRTVYLALMHDRQLKLHYRKRDTDTPTVYPSVHPLAVVQRGGLVYLVCMFAGYEDVRTLALHRVQQAEALYEPARRKPGFDIDDYIASGQFGVIAGEPIALRAVFTRAAGEHLFETPLSADQVLTLDEQGRLQLAATVPHTRALLWWLLGFGDGVVIQEPASLREEIAGIARRMAAAYDKQNPAGAACAGQTQETEEAA; encoded by the coding sequence ATGGCGACCAATCAGTACTCGCTGCTGCGCCAGTGGCACATGCTGCGCATGGTGCCGCGTGCGCCCCAGCAGGTCTCGGCCAAGGAGTTGTGCGAGCGGCTCGATGCCGCCGGTTTTCCGGTGGCGAAACGCACCGTCGAGCGCGACCTGCAGGAACTCTCGACCGTGTTTCCGATCGCGGTCGACGACGGGGCGCGGCCCTACGGCTGGAGCTGGCTGCGCGATGCCTCGAGTTTCGACCTGCCCGGCCTGACCCTGCCGGAAGCCCTGACGCTGACCCTGGTCGAGCAGCACCTGCGCCACCACCTGCCGCCCAGCGCCGTCGATGCGCTCGGCCCGCATTTCCAGTCCGCCGCCCGCGCCCTGTCCGCGGTGGACGGTACCGCAGCGCCGCGGGCCTGGCTGGACAAGGTGCGCAGCATCGAGCCCCTGCAGCCGCTGCTGGCGCCGCTCATGGACGAGGCGTGTCAGCGCACCGTCTACCTGGCGCTGATGCACGACCGCCAGTTGAAGCTCCACTACCGCAAGCGCGACACGGACACGCCGACCGTGTACCCGTCCGTGCATCCGCTGGCCGTGGTGCAGCGGGGAGGGCTGGTCTACCTGGTCTGCATGTTTGCCGGCTACGAGGACGTGCGCACCCTGGCCCTGCACCGCGTCCAGCAGGCCGAAGCCCTGTACGAGCCGGCGCGCCGCAAGCCCGGATTCGACATCGACGACTACATCGCCTCCGGCCAGTTCGGCGTGATCGCGGGCGAGCCGATCGCCCTGCGCGCCGTCTTCACGCGCGCGGCCGGGGAACACCTGTTCGAGACGCCGCTCAGCGCCGACCAGGTGCTCACCCTCGACGAACAGGGCCGGCTGCAGCTGGCGGCCACGGTGCCGCACACCCGTGCGCTGCTCTGGTGGCTGCTCGGATTCGGCGACGGCGTGGTGATCCAGGAACCGGCCAGCCTGCGCGAGGAAATCGCGGGCATCGCGCGCCGGATGGCGGCGGCCTATGACAAACAGAACCCGGCTGGCGCAGCTTGCGCCGGCCAAACACAGGAAACAGAGGAAGCAGCATGA
- the ispB gene encoding octaprenyl diphosphate synthase — protein sequence MSAATPHAQQNNITQTIAADMDAVNAVIRQRLHSEVSLVNQIAEYIISAGGKRIRPVLVLLLANAYGYKGVAHHELAAVVEFIHTATLLHDDVVDESSMRRGRQTANALFGNAASVLVGDFLYSRSFQMMVGLENMRVMQILSDATNVIAEGEVLQLLNMHDPDVTHESYLKVIRSKTAKLFEAAAELGALVAGANDEQIGAAGEYGRSLGTAFQLIDDVLDYAGDAAEIGKNVGDDLREGKPTLPLIYLMENGTPQQRELVRSCIEQGDEQHFDAVLAAVTSSGALDYTRREAEAAARRAAESIAGLPDSAYKESLLQLCSFAVDRNH from the coding sequence TTGTCCGCCGCTACCCCTCACGCACAACAGAACAACATCACCCAGACGATCGCAGCCGACATGGACGCGGTGAACGCGGTGATCCGCCAGCGCCTGCATTCGGAAGTGAGCCTGGTCAACCAGATCGCCGAATACATCATCAGTGCCGGCGGCAAGCGCATCCGCCCGGTGCTGGTGCTGCTGCTGGCCAATGCCTACGGATACAAGGGCGTGGCCCACCATGAACTCGCGGCCGTCGTCGAATTCATCCACACCGCCACCCTGCTGCACGACGACGTCGTCGACGAATCGTCGATGCGGCGCGGACGCCAGACCGCCAACGCCCTGTTCGGCAACGCGGCCTCGGTGCTGGTGGGCGACTTCCTCTACTCGCGTTCGTTCCAGATGATGGTCGGCCTGGAAAACATGCGCGTCATGCAGATCCTGTCGGACGCGACCAACGTGATCGCCGAAGGTGAAGTGCTGCAACTGCTGAACATGCACGACCCGGACGTGACCCACGAGAGCTACCTGAAGGTGATCCGTTCGAAGACGGCCAAGCTGTTCGAAGCCGCCGCCGAACTGGGCGCGCTGGTGGCTGGCGCAAACGACGAGCAGATCGGCGCTGCCGGCGAATACGGCCGCTCGCTGGGCACGGCCTTCCAGCTGATCGACGACGTGCTCGACTACGCAGGCGATGCCGCCGAGATCGGCAAGAACGTCGGCGACGACCTGCGCGAAGGCAAACCCACCCTGCCGCTGATCTACCTGATGGAAAACGGCACGCCGCAGCAGCGCGAGCTGGTGCGCTCGTGCATCGAGCAGGGCGACGAGCAGCATTTCGACGCCGTACTGGCCGCCGTCACCAGCAGCGGCGCCCTTGATTACACCCGCCGCGAAGCCGAAGCCGCGGCCCGCCGCGCCGCCGAATCGATCGCCGGTTTGCCCGACAGCGCATACAAGGAAAGCCTGCTCCAGCTCTGCAGTTTCGCGGTTGACAGGAACCACTGA
- the rplU gene encoding 50S ribosomal protein L21 codes for MYAVIKTGGKQYKVVAGEKLKVEQIPADIGSELTIDQVLAVGAGESIKFGAPLVEGATVLVKVVSHGRHDKVRIFKMRRRKHYQKRQGHRQNFTEIQVVSING; via the coding sequence ATGTACGCGGTCATAAAAACCGGTGGCAAGCAATATAAAGTTGTCGCTGGCGAAAAACTTAAAGTAGAACAGATACCGGCAGACATTGGTTCCGAACTCACGATCGATCAGGTCCTCGCCGTTGGCGCGGGCGAGAGCATCAAATTTGGTGCTCCCCTGGTTGAAGGTGCGACGGTTCTGGTGAAGGTCGTTTCCCATGGTCGCCACGACAAGGTCCGCATTTTCAAGATGCGCCGTCGTAAGCACTACCAGAAGCGTCAAGGCCACCGCCAGAACTTCACCGAAATCCAAGTGGTTTCGATCAACGGCTAA
- the rpmA gene encoding 50S ribosomal protein L27, which produces MAHKKGGGTTRNGRDSESKRLGVKVYGGQAINAGGIIIRQRGTPVRPGTNVGLGKDHTLFALVDGTVKFVKQGVGSKQYVTVIANEVEAVAA; this is translated from the coding sequence ATGGCACACAAAAAAGGCGGCGGCACTACCCGTAACGGCCGCGACTCAGAAAGCAAGCGCCTCGGCGTGAAGGTGTACGGCGGCCAGGCGATCAACGCCGGCGGCATCATCATCCGTCAGCGCGGCACCCCAGTGCGTCCTGGCACCAACGTTGGCCTGGGCAAGGATCACACCCTGTTCGCGCTGGTCGACGGTACCGTCAAGTTCGTCAAGCAGGGCGTCGGTTCGAAGCAGTACGTGACCGTCATCGCTAACGAAGTCGAAGCGGTTGCTGCTTAA
- the obgE gene encoding GTPase ObgE: protein MKFIDEARIEVIAGDGGNGCASFLREKFRPFGGPDGGDGGKGGSIWAVADRNINTLVDFRYSKTHHARNGEPGRGSDCYGKGADDVYLRMPVGTLIIDNVNGEIIADLTEHGQTEMLAKGGEGGWGNIHFKTSTNRAPRQKTEGKAGERRELRLELKVLADVGLLGMPNAGKSTFITAVSNARPKVADYPFTTLHPNLGVVRVSHEKSFVIADIPGLIEGAAEGAGLGHQFLRHLARTGLLLHIVDLAPFEATVDPVKEAKALVRELEKYDEELLNKPRWLVLNKLDVVPEDERKKRVKDFVKKMAWKGPVFEISALNREGCQELINAIYLHLEEKRAAEQRTEATTQMTEEARGISSIDPDDPRFKTLED from the coding sequence ATGAAGTTTATCGACGAAGCAAGAATTGAAGTCATCGCGGGCGACGGCGGCAACGGCTGCGCATCGTTCCTGCGCGAGAAGTTCCGTCCGTTTGGCGGTCCTGACGGCGGCGACGGCGGCAAGGGCGGCTCGATCTGGGCAGTGGCGGACCGTAACATCAACACGCTGGTCGATTTTCGGTATTCGAAAACCCACCATGCGCGCAACGGCGAACCGGGCCGCGGCTCCGACTGCTATGGCAAGGGCGCGGACGATGTCTACCTGCGCATGCCGGTCGGCACCCTGATCATCGATAACGTCAACGGCGAAATCATTGCCGACCTGACCGAGCACGGCCAGACCGAAATGCTGGCCAAGGGCGGCGAGGGCGGCTGGGGCAACATCCACTTCAAGACCTCGACCAACCGCGCACCGCGCCAGAAGACCGAGGGTAAAGCAGGCGAGCGGCGCGAGCTGCGCCTGGAACTGAAGGTGCTGGCCGACGTGGGCCTGCTGGGCATGCCGAACGCCGGCAAGTCGACCTTCATTACGGCCGTGTCGAACGCACGTCCGAAAGTGGCCGACTACCCGTTCACGACCCTGCATCCGAACCTCGGCGTGGTGCGCGTTTCACACGAGAAGAGCTTCGTGATCGCCGATATTCCCGGCCTGATCGAAGGCGCGGCCGAAGGTGCGGGCCTGGGCCACCAGTTCCTGCGCCACCTGGCGCGTACGGGTCTCCTGCTGCACATCGTCGACCTGGCGCCCTTCGAAGCGACGGTCGACCCGGTCAAGGAAGCCAAGGCGCTGGTGCGCGAGCTGGAAAAGTACGACGAAGAGCTGCTGAACAAGCCGCGCTGGCTGGTGCTGAACAAGCTCGACGTGGTGCCGGAAGACGAACGCAAGAAGCGCGTGAAGGACTTCGTCAAGAAGATGGCCTGGAAGGGCCCGGTCTTCGAGATCTCGGCACTGAACCGCGAAGGCTGCCAGGAACTGATCAACGCGATCTACCTGCACCTGGAAGAAAAACGCGCCGCCGAGCAGCGCACCGAAGCGACGACGCAGATGACCGAGGAAGCGCGCGGCATTTCGTCGATCGACCCGGACGATCCACGTTTCAAGACCCTTGAAGACTAA
- a CDS encoding nuclear transport factor 2 family protein, whose protein sequence is MTHPATVVQAQLDAYNAKDLDALMRTYAPDARQFALHGTLLAEGHAQIRPRYEARFAEPDLRAQLLTRSIVGNIVTDVELVFRNLPEGRATVEMLCIYEVVDGLIARASFATGATLLLTA, encoded by the coding sequence ATGACCCATCCCGCCACCGTCGTCCAGGCCCAGCTCGATGCCTATAACGCCAAGGACCTCGACGCCCTGATGCGTACCTATGCGCCGGACGCCCGTCAGTTCGCGCTGCACGGCACTCTGCTGGCAGAGGGCCATGCGCAGATCCGTCCCCGCTATGAAGCGCGCTTTGCCGAACCGGACCTGCGCGCCCAGCTGCTCACGCGCAGCATCGTCGGCAATATCGTGACCGACGTCGAACTGGTGTTCCGCAACCTGCCGGAAGGCCGCGCCACGGTCGAGATGCTGTGCATCTACGAGGTCGTCGACGGCCTGATCGCCCGCGCTTCCTTCGCGACCGGGGCAACGCTGCTCCTCACGGCCTGA
- a CDS encoding energy transducer TonB, translating into MEHRTLSLVMLPPLLATLAGCATAPAAPPAIAATPAAIVFGSCPQKPAWPEAAQRERRRGSVGLAFLVGPDNAVLDAKVKASSGHADLDEAARTGLAKCKFKAATQNGQPVRDWAELKYVWTL; encoded by the coding sequence ATGGAACACCGTACCCTCAGCCTGGTCATGCTGCCGCCCCTCCTTGCCACCCTCGCTGGCTGCGCGACCGCCCCCGCGGCGCCTCCCGCGATTGCCGCTACCCCGGCCGCCATCGTTTTCGGCAGCTGCCCGCAAAAACCAGCGTGGCCCGAGGCTGCGCAGCGGGAACGGCGCCGGGGATCGGTCGGTCTCGCCTTCCTCGTCGGTCCCGATAACGCGGTGCTCGATGCAAAGGTCAAGGCCAGCAGCGGGCATGCCGACCTGGACGAAGCCGCGCGCACCGGCCTCGCCAAATGCAAGTTCAAAGCCGCGACGCAAAACGGACAACCCGTCCGCGACTGGGCCGAACTCAAGTACGTCTGGACTCTCTAA
- the nth gene encoding endonuclease III: MNPAKRLEIFTRFRAANPHPTTELEFTTPFELLIAVLLSAQSTDVGVNKATRRLYPVANTPQKILDLGLEELKGYIATIGLYNTKAKNVIATCQILVDQYGGEVPHSREALESLPGVGRKTANVVLNTAFGEPTMAVDTHIFRVSNRTKIAPGKNVDEVEMKLLKVVPKEFLIDAHHWLILHGRYTCVARRPKCWNCIINDLCEFRDKTPMPDGVIAPEAVAPVVLAADDVTGR, from the coding sequence ATGAACCCGGCAAAACGCCTAGAAATCTTCACGCGCTTTCGCGCCGCCAATCCGCATCCGACCACCGAACTCGAGTTCACGACGCCCTTCGAACTCCTGATCGCCGTGCTGCTGTCGGCGCAGTCGACCGACGTTGGCGTCAACAAGGCGACGCGCCGCCTGTATCCGGTGGCGAATACGCCGCAGAAGATCCTCGACCTCGGGCTGGAAGAGCTGAAGGGCTATATCGCGACGATCGGCCTCTACAACACGAAGGCGAAGAACGTGATCGCCACCTGCCAGATCCTGGTCGACCAGTACGGTGGCGAGGTGCCCCATTCGCGCGAGGCGCTCGAGTCCCTGCCGGGCGTGGGCCGCAAGACGGCGAACGTGGTGCTCAACACGGCCTTCGGCGAACCGACGATGGCGGTCGACACCCACATCTTCCGCGTATCGAACCGCACGAAGATCGCGCCGGGGAAAAATGTCGACGAAGTCGAGATGAAGCTGCTGAAGGTGGTGCCGAAGGAGTTCCTGATCGACGCCCACCACTGGCTGATCCTGCACGGGCGCTACACCTGCGTGGCGCGCCGGCCGAAATGCTGGAACTGCATCATCAATGACCTGTGCGAGTTCCGCGACAAGACACCGATGCCGGACGGGGTAATTGCGCCCGAGGCCGTGGCACCCGTCGTGCTCGCCGCCGATGACGTGACGGGACGCTGA
- the rsxB gene encoding electron transport complex subunit RsxB: MTKTLADLIEDQLPQTQCTKCGYPACRPYAEAIASGEAEINQCPPGGLEGVRRLSGVTGRPVIPINPANGIERPRPVAFIDESLCIGCTLCIQACPVDAIMGAAKQMHTILPSLCTGCDLCVAPCPVDCISMVPRINEPDWESTGWAAWSQEAADAARARHDFRTERLTREREENDARLAAKAVEKMRAVTAETTNTQEELAEKERKRAIIAAAMERARLRAAANAAAASTEPPPERKD, translated from the coding sequence GTGACCAAGACCCTCGCCGACCTGATCGAAGACCAGCTGCCGCAGACGCAATGCACCAAGTGCGGCTATCCGGCATGCCGGCCGTATGCCGAGGCCATTGCCAGCGGCGAGGCGGAGATCAACCAGTGTCCGCCCGGCGGCCTGGAAGGGGTACGCCGGCTCTCCGGCGTCACCGGGCGCCCGGTCATTCCCATCAATCCGGCGAACGGTATCGAGCGCCCGCGGCCGGTGGCCTTCATCGACGAGTCGCTGTGCATCGGCTGCACGCTGTGCATCCAGGCCTGCCCGGTGGACGCGATCATGGGCGCGGCGAAGCAGATGCACACCATCCTGCCGAGCCTGTGCACCGGATGCGACCTGTGCGTGGCGCCCTGCCCGGTCGACTGCATCAGCATGGTCCCGCGCATCAACGAGCCCGACTGGGAAAGCACCGGCTGGGCCGCCTGGTCGCAGGAGGCGGCCGACGCCGCCCGCGCGCGCCACGATTTCCGCACCGAACGCCTGACGCGCGAGCGCGAGGAAAACGATGCGCGCCTGGCCGCCAAGGCGGTCGAGAAGATGCGCGCCGTCACCGCGGAGACCACCAACACGCAAGAGGAGCTGGCCGAGAAGGAGCGCAAGCGCGCCATCATCGCCGCCGCCATGGAACGCGCGCGCCTGCGTGCGGCCGCAAATGCCGCCGCGGCTTCCACCGAACCGCCGCCCGAACGGAAAGACTGA